One genomic region from Hemiscyllium ocellatum isolate sHemOce1 chromosome 13, sHemOce1.pat.X.cur, whole genome shotgun sequence encodes:
- the neu4 gene encoding sialidase-4: MTSRYLPAKTVLFEQGRFGLTYRIPALCYLAQSATILAFAEERLSPADADATVLVFRRGAVYKSHVQWGDMEVLHSAYLKNHRSMNPCPVYDNSTNTLFLFFIAVLGRTTESYQLITGDNVTRLCCVCSTDHGQSWSAITDLTECTIGCAIEEWATFALGPGHGIQLPSGRLVVPAYAYHIDSKECFGKICRTSPHSFMFYSDDHGTVWRSGDFIDNLETVECQVVSVDEEDGHGVVYCNARTQLNFRAQALSTNGGAAFQDGHLIPKLVEPPRGCHGSIIGFPAPIGKRYEELLAFSAFDSDNQQQTQLQHKGLKLNLRSPTWVLYAHPTSPTSRRHLGVYLSTFPRDPCSWTEPWVIHEGPSAYSDLAFLEMAASKGPEAHLPAVAFACLYECGSSSPYEKIAFSVFTMRELLHNIPHPPTQSQVELSTRPTSACCPIT, from the exons ATGACTTCTCGCTATCTTCCTGCTAAAACGGTATTATTTGAACAGGGAAGGTTTGGCCTGACCTACCGAATTCCTGCTCTGTGTTACCTGGCCCAGTCTGCGACCATTCTGGCCTTCGCTGAAGAGAGACTGAGCCCAGCTGATGCTGATGCTACTGTCCTGGTGTTCCGCAGGGGAGCAGTGTACAAGAGCCATGTCCAG TGGGGGGACATGGAAGTTCTGCACTCTGCCTACCTCAAGAATCACCGCTCGATGAACCCGTGCCCCGTTTATGACaattccaccaacaccctcttcCTCTTCTTCATTGCAGTCCTGGGACGCACCACTGAATCCTATCAACTTATCACAGGCGACAATGTGACTCGCCTCTGCTGTGTCTGCAGCACTGACCACGGCCAGAGCTGGAGTGCCATCACTGACCTGACTGAGTGCACCATTGGCTGTGCTATTGAAGAGTGGGCCACCTTTGCCCTGGGCCCAGGCCATGGCATCCAGCTTCCATCTGGGAGACTTGTTGTCCCAGCCTACGCCTATCACATTGACTCAAAAGAATGCTTTGGAAAAATCTGCAGGACCAGCCCACATTCCTTCATGTTCTACAGCGATGACCATGGCACGGTCTGGAGATCTGGGGACTTCATAGACAACCTGGAGACTGTGGAGTGCCAGGTGGTGtcagtggatgaggaggatggcCACGGTGTTGTGTACTGCAATGCCAGGACACAGCTGAACTTCCGGGCTCAGGCGCTCAGTACCAATGGTGGTGCTGCCTTTCAGGATGGGCATCTCATCCCAAAGCTGGTGGAACCACCCAGGGGATGCCACGGGAGCATCATTGGTTTCCCAGCTCCCATAGGGAAGAGGTATGAAGAGCTTCTGGCCTTCAGTGCCTTTGACTCTGACAACCAGCAGCAAACCCAACTCCAGCACAAAGGCTTGAAGCTCAACTTGCGGTCTCCAACCTGGGTCCTCTACGCTCACCCAACCAGCCCAACCAGCCGGCGGCACCTGGGAGTTTACCTTAGTACCTTTCCACGAGACCCTTGCAGTTGGACGGAGCCCTGGGTTATTCATGAAGGGCCCAGTGCTTATTCAGACCTGGCATTCTTAGAGATGGCTGCTTCCAAGGGCCCTGAGGCTCACCTCCCAGCAGTGGCATTCGCCTGTCTTTATGAATGTGGATCCAGTTCACCTTATGAGAAAATAGCGTTTAGTGTCTTTACAATGCGTGAGCTGCTCCATAATATTCCACATCCACCTACCCAGTCTCAGGTGGAGCTGAGCACCAGGCCTACCTCTGCCTGTTGCCCCATCACATGA